TACATGCTCCCAGCAGCCATTAGGCCACCCCAATAGTAAACATGAAAAACTGATTTGagataaaccattgtcttgttcatGTAAAACTGTGACTAAGATATTTTTAGATTCAAAAATTGTGATTGAGGAAAATTCAAAAAACATCAGGACGACATGGTGGATATTGGCATATTGCTAAAACTTACTGTATCACACAAACTTCATTGGGCTTTAGTGTCCCAGTAGGATCTGATGTGCCCATCAGATAGTAACTCTCCTCAATAGGAATCCTTCCTAATTTGATTCCTTCTCTTTCTTCTCGAGTCATAAAAGCCAGCTGGTATTGCAAATATGCATCATCTTCAGGTTGAATTCCAGAAAGAATCATTCGTGCTGACATAGAATCGTCCATATTGGCATGGTTATATGCAACTGCAAATAGGGGCCACATTAACAGAAGCTCCAAGCCAGTGCTTCAGTATGACAAGGTACAATAGTCCGAAAGCCACAATTTCACATTAAATAAATACAACGCCTGCCATACATGACCAAAAGCTCTATTCACAATATTTTTAACTGACCTTCGAGAGAATCACTAGCTTTATGACAAGCTTTCTCAACATCTTTTAGTGCCTTCCTTACAAGCTCCAAAAAATAATCTGCTGGAACCCCTCCATAATGAAGCAGTGCTATTAAAAACCTTGATGTAAAggctctttttggatatttgctgagAAAGAATGGTGTTCTAGTGTTAGCCAAAAGGAAAGGATTCCAACAGCTGTAGAAAATTTTCAAGGAAAAATCCGTACAATTAATGAAAGCATACTTCGATGGAAAAAACTTCCAATGATTACCACTATAGAGAAATTAGACTTATGAATATTAGCTATATAAACCAATTCGTTCAAAACAAAAGCAGTGGGTAAGCGTGAACAACCCTACTCATGCATTAATACAGAACACTTGTTCGGCAtataagctcaaagaaggtcacctCCAGTAGCAGATTGATATCTTTTAGAAACTATTGTCTGACAACCAAATCAAATATGAATCTGGAACTGAACTTGCTTCCACAATTGATGGGAGCTTTCCCAGCAGTTACTCGAACCAAAGTGGTTTGGATGTTTGCATGTACTGGATTTAAGCACAAGTCTAGGTTGCTTACCATGTACCAACTATTTCCAGTGAGTTAAAGGACTGCCCGTCCCGTAGATTTGGATCAGATGCTGTTTTGATCATTGACCGCCGTATCTTAATAGTTCCGGGAAGAAGCTGCAACAGAGAAGAATACAATTTACAGACTTCACTTAGAAGAATACAATTTACAAGACTTCACTTAGAAGAATACAATTTAAAGACTTCACTACCATGGAAAAAGTTCAGAAAATTGACAGTCCAAAGGTCAAGAAAAATGGTTTGCTTGCAGAACCCAATTTTTTTGCTTCAACGCATCCATGTTGATGACAATATAAAAGAGAATTATAAATAATCTTTACTGTGAAGTTTGGTCATATTAATAGAACCAAATTTCAGGCCAATACAATAAATAAATATAACATAGATAGTACAAATAGAAGCGTTTAAAGCACAAAAAGTATAATCAACAGAGATGGTAAATAAGAAAGGTACTAATCAAGGTAACATTGCAAgcaacaatttgtttattgaaccagGCATTTGCTAAACAACAAGCCTACTAAAACTTGAATTAAGTTATACGTACCCTTCTATCAACGAGAAGGGTTCCCTTTACAGCAAGTCCATTATAGAACATACGGATCTGTAGAAGAAGAGGCTAGAGAGAGGGAGCGAAAGAGCAATAGACTGATTAGTTAAATAATAGAGCATTTGAGAAGAAACAAATAAGCTCGTCAGATGTTTCAGTCCAAGGATTACATAGCCCAACTAACGTTAACATGACATGGGCATCATCAACCAACTGATACATTTGCTAATGCAACTTGAAATGTCATCAATATATTTGTCAAGTGGAGGAAACTAATGTTGACATGGCACTGCCATGTCAAACTCTTCAAGTTCATTACAGGTTTTTACAAGCGGAGGATAATAACGTTCACAGAGATATTAAGATG
The Triticum dicoccoides isolate Atlit2015 ecotype Zavitan chromosome 3A, WEW_v2.0, whole genome shotgun sequence genome window above contains:
- the LOC119272038 gene encoding probable RNA-dependent RNA polymerase 3, whose product is MIKTASDPNLRDGQSFNSLEIVGTCCWNPFLLANTRTPFFLSKYPKRAFTSRFLIALLHYGGVPADYFLELVRKALKDVEKACHKASDSLEVAYNHANMDDSMSARMILSGIQPEDDAYLQYQLAFMTREEREGIKLGRIPIEESYYLMGTSDPTGTLKPNEVCVIHENGQISGEVLVYTNPGLHFGDIHVLTATPIPNLEKDIVGFSKYVIILPISGPRSLADEMANSDFDGDMYFVSRNPQAGIWMEFAMLFLIVFSDS